From the Planctomycetota bacterium genome, the window GTCTCGGCGAGGCGGAGTGATCAGCCCTCAGCTTCGACGCGGCTTTTGAGCGTGCCGTCGGCGAGTCGCGTTTCGATCGTCGTGCCGGGCGGGGCATCGGCCTGGCGTTGGACGACGCGGCCGTCGACCGTGGTCGTGATGCTGTAGCCGCGCGCGAGGACGGCGAGCGGACTGAGGGTTTCGAGCGTCCGTTGAGCCGCCTGCAGCTGCGATCGCCGGGCCGCGATCTGTCGCGACGGTGCGTTGGCGGCGAGTCGTGCCTGTTCGCGTGTGAGGCGATGGCGCACGCTGGCGACGAGCTTCTGCCGGACGCCATCGAGCCGACGTGAGAGCGTGTCGAGCGTTGTCCGCTGTCGACGAAGCTGCGCGGCCGGTTCGAGCTGGCGAAGCTGATCGCGGACGCGCGCGAGCCGATCGCCCTGCCGACGCCGGTGACGTTCGAGGGCGTTGCTGAAG encodes:
- a CDS encoding exodeoxyribonuclease VII large subunit, producing the protein RIPVVTGIGHDTDVSLSDGVADVHAHTPTQAARTIIEHWSRAADDVDRLAIVLRRDLRRTMEAARTSLIQVRRHEAFRRPEELVERRRRDLDFATSAFSNALERHRRRQGDRLARVRDQLRQLEPAAQLRRQRTTLDTLSRRLDGVRQKLVASVRHRLTREQARLAANAPSRQIAARRSQLQAAQRTLETLSPLAVLARGYSITTTVDGRVVQRQADAPPGTTIETRLADGTLKSRVEAEG